The Rhodobacteraceae bacterium LMO-JJ12 genome contains the following window.
ATGGGCTCAACGAAGGTGCCGCCGTCTTCGAGTTTGACTGGTTCGCCGTTGATATGCAGCACGCTGTTTTTCATCTGAACCTTGTCGCCGGGCAGGCCGATCAGGCGCTTGATGAAGTCGGTGCCATTTACAGGGTGGCGGAAGACCACGACATCGCCGCGCTGAGGTTCGCCGGCCCAGATGCGAGTGTTGTCGGAACGCATCCAGCCGCAGATGTTCTTGGCGTCGACATCGACGCCTAAACTCGGGATGCGGATCGAGGGGCAGGAAGCGTAGGAATAGCCGTAAGCCATTTTATTCACAAACAAAAAATCGCCGATCAACAGCGTGTCTTTCATTGAACCGGAGGGTATCCAGAAGGGTTGAAAGAACAGCGTACGGAAGATACCGGCGATCAGCAGCGCATAGACGACCGTCTTGATCGTCTCGATGACGGCGCCGAAAAAGCTGCCTTGTTCGCTCATGGCCCGATGCTCCCTGCCTGTGTGCCTTGGCGCTTCATGCGGCGCGGCGGCGGGGGTGTCAAGGTTTGCTCGCCCGGTCAGAGGTTAACGGCACCGCACGGCACAAATCAGGGGGGTGATTTGCGTATGACTTGCGGCTGACATCCGGCTGCCGTGCAAAATAGGAAGGTTAACGGCCCGGTAAGGTTAATGCGGTGTGCGGTGGGTGGCGAATGAGAGGGGAGACTCCGGTGCTGTGCGGCTGGGTTTTCCATGGCCGTCAGGCTCAATGATGATGGTGCTAAAAATTCGGCACTCATTAGCCTCGTTGCTGCCACACTCGACCTGCAAGTTGTGGTGAAAATCTTCAGAGGTCATCTTCAGAGGTCATCATGGAATTGCTGCAGCAGTTTTTCTCGTCAGTGCTCATGAACTTTACGAGTCTTCAATCACGATTGGCGGCTTTTTACCTGTTGCTCACGGTATTGATCGTCGCGGTTCTGTGGCTTGCGCGCGGGCGACCAACGAGTTTTGTGGCGTATTTGCTGCCCAAGGAAGTGTACCTTCACAAATCGAACCTCGTCGATATCAAGATATTCCTTTTCAATTCCCTTCTTTCCGCGTCCGGGTTGTTTGCTGCGGTAACCATGACGCCGCTGATGACGACGAAGGTGCTGAACGGGTTATTGACGTTAACCGGCGCGTCGATTGCGCCTGTGGAGCTCACCTTTGGCAAGCTGGCCTTGGCTACGCTCATCATGATCCTGACGCTGGATTTTTGTAAATATTGGGCGCACCGGCTACATCACGAAGCGGCGATCCTGTGGCCTTTCCATGCGTTGCACCACTCTGCCGAGATCATGACACCGCTCACCGCCAACAGGAATCATCCGGTGTTCATAGTCCTGCGCTTGTTGATTTACACCGTTGTGGTTGGAATCGTGCAGGCGCTGGTGCTTTTCCTGCTTATGGGCAAGATCGAGATTCTAACCATTGGCGCGGTGAACGCGGGGTATTTCATGTTCAACGCGCTTGGTTCCAATTTGCGGCACAGCCATGTTTGGCTCAGCTATGGGCGGGTTCTTGAGCATGTGTTCATTTCCCCCGCGCAGCACCACATACACCATTCAATTGAGCGCAAGCATTTCAATAAGAACTATGGCGAGGTTTTCGCGATCTGGGATCTGATGTTCGGAACCCTTTACGTGCCGAAGAACTATGAAGCGCTTACTTATGGTCTGGTCAGCAATAGTGGCAAACCGATTGAACAGCCTTATCCGAACCTGCGATCCGCTCTCTTGCACCCGTTTGCTGACAGTTGGCGGGCTTTGTGGAAGGGGACTTCGCGTGACCCTCGCAGGGCAAGCATCCCTGAGGAGCAGTCGGCATCATGACGCGCGGGCTGTCCATTTGGCTGGATGCGCTGCGGGTCTGGGCGACGATTGTTGTCGTCATTTCCCATGTCGCCTATCCAAGGTTTACGCGCGGGGATTACATCTTTGTCCGTGAACTCAATTTGGGAAGCGACAGTGTCATCGTCTTTTTCGTGATATCCGGGATGGTCATTGCCTATGCCGCCGGACGCGACAAAACTCTTTCGACCTACGCCTTCAACCGCTTGACCCGCTTGCTGACAGTGCTTGTGCCGGCGCTTTTGCTGACGTTCATTTTTGACCAGATTGGCAAGTCGATCGGGCCAGAGGCCTATGGTCGCTTTTACAATCCCGCATCGCTTGGCGAACTGTTGGCGCGCGGTATGACCATGTCAAATGAATGGGGCCTCTTCGAACGTGTGCGCTTGGGGACCAATGGGCCCTTGTGGTCACTCAGCTATGAGGCTGCTTTCTACGTGATCTTTGCAGCGGCCTTCTTCTTGTCGGGTGCGCGCAGGGTTGCCGCCGTGCTTCTGATCTCTTGGGCCGTAGGTCCGCGCGTTCTTTTGCTGATGCCCGCCTGGTTGATGGGCGTTTGGCTTTGGAACTGGGTTGCTGCAAACGGGCCTGATCGCTTGTCTATCGGCAGAGCGCGGCTGTTTGCATGGGGAGGTCCGGCATTCTACGTGATGTGTCTGTGGTTGGGTGTTCCGGACATTCTGGCGGCGCAAACGGGCGCTTTTCTGGAACCACAGAACTATCGTGTTGTGCTTGGCTTTTCGGATGAGTTTTTGTGGAACGGGATGATTGGCGCGATGACCGCAGTTCATATCATGGGAATGGCGCGGCTGTTGAACGCCTATCAAACCAACCATCGGCGTATCCGCTGGTGGGCAGGTGCAAGCTTTTCCATCTACGTGACGCATTATCCCGCGCTTCATCTGATTGATGCCGTTTTCCCCGCAGAAACGCTTGCACGGGATGGTTTGTTGCTTGTGGGGTCTATTCTGGTCGGGTTGGGATTTGCGTATATCTTTGAGCGCCGCATAGCAGGGTTTCGCGAATGCGTTCGTGCGCTGTTTGCTGGGCTACGCTCGGGGCGCGAAGCAAAGCCGATCTTTTAAAGCCAGCATCGCAGCGGTCGTTGCCTGAGCCACACAAGCATCGATAGCTTGGGGGCAGGCGCGCGGCCCAGCAATATTGCGGCCAACTGGCATCAAACCTGCGCCTTGGATCAAAGGCAAAGCGTCTTAATGTGCGGATCGTGGCGGGGTGGTGGCGGCGGTATCAACCGGGCGGGCTTCGATCAGAACGAATGCCTGCGCCCAAGGGTGATCGTCGGTCAGGGTAACGTGAATGATGGCCTCGTGCCCCGGCGGGGTCATTTCGGCCAGCCGTTCTTTGGCCCAGCCGGTAACATGCATGACCGGCTGACCGGTGTGCAGATTGCTGACGGCCATGTCCTTCCACGAGATGCCCATGCGCAGGCCGGTTCCCAAAGCTTTCGAGCAAGCCTCTTTGGCGGCCCAGCGTTTGGCGTAGGTGCCGGGCGTGTCGGCGCGGCGTTCGGCCTTGGCCTGTTCTATCGGTGTGAACACGCGGTTGCGAAAGCGGTCGCCGAAACGTTCGAGTGTTCCCGCGATGCGGTCGATATTTGCCAGATCAGTGCCGATACCGAGGATCATGCGCGGGCTTCGTCCATCAGGCGGCGCATTTCGTGGATTGCGGGGGTGAGGCCGAGAAAGATCGCCTCGGCAATCAGGAAGTGGCCAATGTTGAGCTCCATCACCTCGGGGAAGGCGGCGACGGGTTTGACCGTCTCGAAGGTGAGGCCGTGGCCGGCGTGGACTTCGAGCCCGAGGGAATGGGCGAGCGCGGACATCTCGCGCAGGGCGGTGAGTTCTTCGTCGCGGGCCTTGAGATTGCCCTCGTAGTGCAGATCGCAATAGGCGCCGGTGTGCAGTTCGATCACTTGCGCGCCGATGCGCGCGGCGGCTTCGATCTGGGCACGGTCGGCACCAATGAACAGCGACACGCGACAGCCTGCGTCGCGCAGGGGGGCGATGAAGCGGGCGAGGCGGGTTTCGTCGCGGGCCACGTCGAGGCCGCCTTCGGTGGTGCGCTCTTCACGCTTTTCAGGCACGATGCAGACCGCGTGCGGCACATGGCGCAGGGCGATTTTCTGCATTTCGTCTGTGGCGGC
Protein-coding sequences here:
- the lepB gene encoding signal peptidase I; amino-acid sequence: MSEQGSFFGAVIETIKTVVYALLIAGIFRTLFFQPFWIPSGSMKDTLLIGDFLFVNKMAYGYSYASCPSIRIPSLGVDVDAKNICGWMRSDNTRIWAGEPQRGDVVVFRHPVNGTDFIKRLIGLPGDKVQMKNSVLHINGEPVKLEDGGTFVEPMAPQGPEGNRPRCENGTLGNGGICEKSRLYETLPGGTRHSILNIGLSGADNTSVFTVPEGEYFFMGDNRDNSTDSRFAQTAGGVGTVKFEDLIGRADRIMFSSAGRSMLYFWTWRSDRYFKAIE
- a CDS encoding sterol desaturase family protein; translated protein: MELLQQFFSSVLMNFTSLQSRLAAFYLLLTVLIVAVLWLARGRPTSFVAYLLPKEVYLHKSNLVDIKIFLFNSLLSASGLFAAVTMTPLMTTKVLNGLLTLTGASIAPVELTFGKLALATLIMILTLDFCKYWAHRLHHEAAILWPFHALHHSAEIMTPLTANRNHPVFIVLRLLIYTVVVGIVQALVLFLLMGKIEILTIGAVNAGYFMFNALGSNLRHSHVWLSYGRVLEHVFISPAQHHIHHSIERKHFNKNYGEVFAIWDLMFGTLYVPKNYEALTYGLVSNSGKPIEQPYPNLRSALLHPFADSWRALWKGTSRDPRRASIPEEQSAS
- a CDS encoding acyltransferase; translated protein: MTRGLSIWLDALRVWATIVVVISHVAYPRFTRGDYIFVRELNLGSDSVIVFFVISGMVIAYAAGRDKTLSTYAFNRLTRLLTVLVPALLLTFIFDQIGKSIGPEAYGRFYNPASLGELLARGMTMSNEWGLFERVRLGTNGPLWSLSYEAAFYVIFAAAFFLSGARRVAAVLLISWAVGPRVLLLMPAWLMGVWLWNWVAANGPDRLSIGRARLFAWGGPAFYVMCLWLGVPDILAAQTGAFLEPQNYRVVLGFSDEFLWNGMIGAMTAVHIMGMARLLNAYQTNHRRIRWWAGASFSIYVTHYPALHLIDAVFPAETLARDGLLLVGSILVGLGFAYIFERRIAGFRECVRALFAGLRSGREAKPIF
- the acpS gene encoding holo-ACP synthase → MILGIGTDLANIDRIAGTLERFGDRFRNRVFTPIEQAKAERRADTPGTYAKRWAAKEACSKALGTGLRMGISWKDMAVSNLHTGQPVMHVTGWAKERLAEMTPPGHEAIIHVTLTDDHPWAQAFVLIEARPVDTAATTPPRSAH
- a CDS encoding pyridoxine 5'-phosphate synthase, which produces MTASGKLRLGVNIDHVATVRNARGSAYPSPLRAAKLAEKAGADGITAHLREDRRHIRDADIDELMAGLTVPLNFEMAATDEMQKIALRHVPHAVCIVPEKREERTTEGGLDVARDETRLARFIAPLRDAGCRVSLFIGADRAQIEAAARIGAQVIELHTGAYCDLHYEGNLKARDEELTALREMSALAHSLGLEVHAGHGLTFETVKPVAAFPEVMELNIGHFLIAEAIFLGLTPAIHEMRRLMDEARA